A window from Flexibacter flexilis DSM 6793 encodes these proteins:
- a CDS encoding PAS domain S-box protein, whose amino-acid sequence MFRKITVGKKITMTVLAVVMLSVVILSFIAFKLSQQAVMNRYMESINVIADIKAQRIDSYFKNQQTRLKFLQELSVLKDALRANSGAPAADGLEAMAAAESVDFGAAAAPTVDFKPILDPLLETYGYANLYLVSPDGKFLYNAHEGNDDEQTAESFNDPDGNTLREAAKGVYFSSVYKGIDNHLYMLLAAPIKDEADHVGGIIIGKLNMTELYGLIQDTIGLGKTGETIVGKLFEGSRKVVFQNSLRHHDGAALRKEVIVGEASMRPLQEAVKKQNGFGVETDYRREVTLSAWRYLPIVNWGMVVKIDQSEVLEPTQKLKLIFFSVGLLIFLVSAIVTTIFSRALTNPLLNLKETMLLLGKGILPNQIQQRSSDEIGEMTATVNQLVEGLKRTANFAHKIGEGDFQADFKPMSEGDTLGVSLMNMRQSLQDASKRDDERNWIVRGVAEIGEILRRHNEIASLGDEIVSFITNKVGAIQGAFYVVDRQENGKTSIELKSSYAYNKKKYLSAKFNFGEGLVGQAAIEQDTILRTEIPYDYVSITSGLLGDRRPSCILIVPLITNEEVNGVLELAGFERFAPAQVRFVQEISQIIARTIFNIQVNERTRNLLAASQKMSFELQQQQEELRQNAEEMAATQEELKRSNIQLEEQIEEVNRTQKRMQVLLENASEVITIYEEDGTIRYISPSVEKILGYRPEEMIGIKDIVYVHEEGVAAVDKMFADLMADPDHTITIQFSYMRKNGERIWLEATGTNLLSDPAIEGIVVNSRDITERRRAEKESRMRGQMQALSENSPDLITRVNKEGKFFYINPVIEQYTGVKPSDLLRTNINETSLEGGLLEAWRNIIDQVLEKQDKVATEIDFNSFMGNRMMHVSAIPEYNEEQRLESVLLVSHDITERKLIELEIQTKNKKITESINYAKRIQVAILPDNETIQYTFPDSFILYKPRDVVSGDFPWFLQKDDDIFIAAVDCTGHGVPGALISLIGYFLLNNVLKDFSDTGTILDSLDEAVTKTLRQDGGDSATRDGMDIALCRINKTTRQMQFSGAHRPLYYLSANGELEEIKGDKFPIGGGQYKNRSNFATRTIDYNDGDVLVFCSDGFPDQFGGRDNRKFSPKRIREILQNNGSKPMMELSNIYDTEFEEWKGDGKQTDDVLMIGIRL is encoded by the coding sequence ATGTTTAGAAAAATAACAGTAGGGAAAAAAATAACAATGACCGTGTTGGCGGTAGTTATGCTTTCTGTGGTGATACTGAGCTTCATTGCTTTTAAGTTGAGCCAACAGGCGGTGATGAATCGCTATATGGAAAGCATCAATGTAATTGCAGATATTAAGGCACAGCGTATTGATAGTTATTTCAAAAATCAGCAAACACGACTTAAATTTTTGCAAGAATTATCGGTGCTGAAAGATGCATTGCGTGCTAATAGTGGCGCACCCGCTGCCGACGGATTAGAGGCTATGGCCGCTGCGGAGTCTGTAGATTTTGGTGCGGCAGCTGCTCCAACAGTTGATTTTAAGCCGATTCTTGACCCTTTGCTCGAAACGTATGGGTATGCCAATTTGTATTTGGTTAGTCCTGACGGCAAGTTTTTGTACAATGCCCATGAAGGTAATGACGATGAGCAAACCGCCGAATCGTTCAATGACCCAGATGGCAATACTCTCCGCGAAGCTGCTAAAGGCGTTTATTTCAGTAGCGTATATAAAGGAATTGACAACCATTTGTATATGTTGTTGGCCGCTCCTATCAAAGACGAGGCAGACCATGTGGGGGGTATCATCATAGGTAAATTGAATATGACCGAACTTTACGGCCTTATTCAAGATACAATTGGGTTGGGTAAAACAGGCGAAACAATTGTCGGTAAGCTCTTTGAAGGTAGTCGCAAAGTAGTGTTCCAAAACTCACTTCGCCACCACGACGGAGCGGCCTTACGCAAAGAAGTAATCGTAGGCGAGGCCTCCATGAGACCATTGCAAGAAGCCGTAAAAAAACAAAATGGCTTTGGCGTGGAAACTGATTACCGCCGCGAAGTTACGCTTTCGGCTTGGCGTTATTTGCCTATCGTGAATTGGGGTATGGTCGTGAAAATAGATCAATCAGAGGTTTTAGAGCCGACCCAAAAACTAAAACTTATATTTTTCTCGGTTGGCTTGCTTATTTTCTTGGTGAGCGCGATTGTAACAACAATATTTTCTCGTGCACTTACAAACCCATTGCTCAACTTGAAAGAAACCATGTTGCTTTTGGGTAAAGGGATTCTGCCTAACCAGATTCAACAAAGAAGCAGTGACGAGATTGGCGAAATGACGGCAACAGTAAACCAATTGGTGGAAGGTTTGAAACGTACAGCCAACTTTGCGCACAAAATCGGGGAAGGTGATTTTCAGGCTGACTTTAAGCCAATGAGCGAAGGCGATACTTTGGGCGTGTCGTTGATGAACATGCGCCAAAGCCTTCAAGATGCTTCCAAACGTGATGATGAACGTAACTGGATTGTTCGCGGGGTGGCCGAAATTGGCGAAATTTTGCGCCGACACAATGAAATTGCCAGCTTAGGCGACGAAATCGTTTCTTTTATTACCAATAAAGTTGGGGCAATACAAGGCGCGTTTTATGTAGTGGACAGACAGGAAAACGGCAAAACGTCTATTGAGCTGAAGTCAAGCTACGCATACAATAAAAAGAAATACTTATCTGCTAAATTTAATTTTGGTGAAGGCCTTGTCGGGCAAGCTGCCATTGAGCAAGATACAATTTTGCGCACCGAAATTCCTTATGACTATGTGAGTATTACGTCAGGTTTGCTTGGCGACCGCCGTCCGAGCTGTATCCTTATTGTGCCGCTTATTACCAACGAAGAAGTAAATGGCGTGTTGGAATTGGCTGGTTTTGAGCGTTTTGCACCTGCTCAGGTACGTTTTGTACAAGAGATTAGCCAAATCATTGCGCGTACCATCTTCAATATTCAGGTAAACGAACGTACTCGTAACTTGTTGGCCGCATCACAAAAGATGAGTTTTGAGTTGCAACAACAACAAGAAGAGTTGCGCCAAAATGCAGAGGAAATGGCTGCGACACAAGAAGAGTTGAAGCGTTCTAACATTCAATTAGAAGAACAAATCGAAGAGGTAAATCGCACCCAAAAACGTATGCAGGTGCTTTTGGAAAACGCTTCCGAAGTTATTACTATCTACGAAGAAGACGGAACTATTCGTTATATCAGCCCTTCGGTAGAGAAGATTTTGGGCTATCGTCCAGAGGAGATGATTGGCATCAAAGACATTGTATATGTGCATGAAGAAGGTGTGGCTGCTGTTGATAAAATGTTCGCAGACCTTATGGCTGACCCAGACCATACCATTACGATTCAGTTTAGCTATATGCGCAAAAATGGAGAACGTATTTGGTTGGAAGCGACTGGTACAAACTTACTTTCCGATCCTGCTATTGAAGGTATCGTAGTGAACTCTCGCGATATTACCGAACGACGCAGAGCAGAGAAAGAGTCGCGTATGCGTGGCCAAATGCAGGCACTTTCTGAGAATAGTCCCGACCTTATTACGCGCGTAAATAAAGAAGGGAAGTTCTTCTATATCAACCCTGTAATCGAACAATATACAGGTGTGAAACCAAGTGATTTGTTGCGTACCAATATCAATGAAACATCATTGGAAGGCGGCTTGTTGGAGGCTTGGCGCAACATTATTGACCAAGTGCTTGAAAAACAAGATAAAGTTGCGACCGAAATTGATTTCAATTCGTTCATGGGCAATAGAATGATGCACGTAAGTGCCATTCCTGAATATAACGAAGAGCAACGCCTTGAATCGGTGCTTCTTGTATCGCATGATATTACCGAACGTAAGCTCATCGAATTGGAGATTCAGACCAAAAACAAGAAAATTACGGAAAGTATTAACTACGCCAAACGTATTCAGGTGGCCATTTTGCCAGACAACGAAACGATACAATACACGTTCCCTGATTCGTTTATTTTGTACAAACCGCGCGACGTGGTGAGTGGTGACTTCCCTTGGTTCTTGCAAAAAGATGATGATATTTTTATTGCGGCAGTGGACTGTACGGGACACGGCGTACCGGGTGCTTTGATTTCGTTGATTGGTTATTTCTTGCTCAACAACGTATTGAAAGATTTCTCGGATACGGGTACTATTTTAGATTCGCTTGATGAAGCCGTAACCAAAACATTGCGCCAAGATGGTGGCGATAGTGCCACGCGTGACGGTATGGATATTGCCTTGTGCCGTATCAATAAAACGACTCGTCAAATGCAGTTTTCGGGTGCGCACCGTCCGCTTTATTACTTGTCGGCTAATGGTGAGTTGGAAGAAATCAAAGGAGATAAGTTCCCTATCGGTGGTGGCCAATACAAAAACCGCTCGAATTTCGCGACAAGAACTATTGATTACAACGATGGTGATGTGTTGGTATTCTGCTCCGACGGCTTCCCAGACCAATTCGGTGGCAGGGATAATCGCAAGTTTTCGCCAAAACGCATTCGCGAGATATTGCAAAATAATGGCAGCAAACCAATGATGGAACTATCTAATATTTATGATACAGAATTTGAAGAATGGAAAGGTGATGGAAAACAAACCGACGACGTTCTGATGATTGGTATCAGATTATAG